One region of Paenibacillus polymyxa M1 genomic DNA includes:
- a CDS encoding glycoside hydrolase family 52 protein encodes MSKNIFYNTQHAPIGSFSSFTLGFKGNRGGLGLELGKPADENVYIGLQSRDGGSYEALPFFASTQDESTRYDVEKKDKKTEPLLVAFADQDITRELKAGTDTWQAGDLTFRLYSPVRPVPEPGIAGIDELRAALVPAVFAELTIDNTEGAAARRAFFGYQGSDPYSGIRIIGEDPRRDATESTQLEERLTGIGQGRSTAIVTNSSEAIPASGFAMEKLLGETMAENLSFGLGTTGALLMDVPAGEKRTYSFAICFYRGGIVTTGIEASYYYTRLFKDIEDVGTYALKHFTDLTAACIQGNDWIESANLSPDQEFMLAQAIHSYYGSTQLLSQQEDGEPIWIVNEGEYRMMNTLDLTADQLYYELILNPWTVRNELEWFVQRYSYRDEVRFPGEEQSYPGGITFTHDMGVANVFSRQGYSCYELAGIDDCFSYMSHEELVNWLCCATVYIEQTQDQSFTTRMLPVLCDCFESMLRRDHPDPAQRNGLMGLDSSRTQGGAEITTYDSLDVSLGQSRNNIYLGSKCWAVYVALEKIFASKGLNSLSQEAGSQADKCAASITAHMTDKGYIPAVIKEGNDSQIIPAIEGLIFPYFTGCEDALEPDGRFGEYIQALRRHLQTVLVPGVCLFEDGGWKLSSTSNNSWLSKIYLSQFIARELLELPWQETGQAADAAHVSWLLHPEESYWCWSDQMLSGIAHGSKYYPRGVTAILWLYEGKGNRLTLPQHMSQDEKQHV; translated from the coding sequence ATGTCGAAAAATATATTTTATAACACGCAGCATGCACCTATCGGTTCATTTTCCAGCTTTACACTTGGGTTTAAGGGTAACCGCGGCGGACTCGGCCTGGAGCTGGGCAAGCCTGCCGATGAAAATGTATACATCGGACTGCAATCCAGGGATGGCGGATCCTATGAGGCGCTTCCCTTTTTCGCATCCACACAGGACGAAAGTACCCGCTACGATGTGGAGAAAAAGGATAAAAAAACGGAGCCTCTGCTCGTTGCCTTTGCCGATCAGGACATCACCCGTGAGTTAAAAGCAGGAACAGATACATGGCAGGCAGGCGATTTGACGTTCCGGCTATACTCTCCCGTTCGCCCGGTGCCCGAGCCGGGAATTGCGGGCATAGATGAGCTGCGGGCAGCGTTAGTTCCGGCAGTATTTGCCGAGCTGACGATCGATAATACAGAGGGTGCTGCTGCACGAAGAGCCTTTTTCGGCTATCAGGGCAGTGATCCCTATAGCGGCATACGCATTATAGGAGAAGATCCTCGCAGGGACGCTACGGAATCTACCCAATTGGAGGAAAGACTCACAGGCATCGGTCAAGGACGAAGCACGGCTATTGTGACCAACAGCAGTGAAGCCATACCTGCCAGCGGATTTGCAATGGAGAAGCTGCTTGGGGAGACCATGGCCGAGAACTTATCCTTTGGCCTGGGCACAACGGGTGCGCTCCTGATGGACGTTCCCGCAGGAGAGAAGCGCACGTATTCCTTCGCCATATGCTTTTATCGCGGCGGCATTGTGACAACAGGCATCGAAGCATCGTATTACTATACCCGGCTGTTCAAGGATATTGAAGACGTGGGAACCTATGCGTTGAAGCATTTTACCGACCTGACTGCAGCTTGTATTCAGGGGAATGACTGGATCGAATCGGCGAACTTGAGTCCGGATCAGGAATTTATGCTCGCTCAGGCGATTCACAGCTATTACGGCAGCACCCAATTGCTCAGTCAGCAAGAGGATGGCGAACCGATCTGGATTGTGAACGAAGGCGAGTACCGAATGATGAATACACTCGATCTGACGGCGGATCAGCTTTATTATGAATTGATTTTGAATCCATGGACGGTACGCAACGAACTAGAATGGTTTGTCCAAAGATACAGCTATCGGGATGAGGTGCGCTTCCCGGGAGAGGAACAATCCTATCCGGGGGGGATCACGTTTACGCATGATATGGGCGTGGCCAATGTGTTCTCCCGGCAGGGGTACTCCTGTTATGAACTGGCAGGGATTGACGACTGCTTCTCTTACATGAGCCACGAGGAACTGGTGAACTGGCTTTGCTGCGCCACGGTATATATCGAGCAGACACAGGATCAGTCATTTACGACACGTATGCTGCCTGTCTTGTGCGACTGCTTCGAAAGCATGCTGCGGCGGGATCATCCAGATCCGGCACAACGAAACGGCTTAATGGGCCTGGATAGCTCAAGAACCCAAGGAGGCGCCGAAATTACGACTTACGATAGTCTAGATGTATCCTTGGGTCAGTCCCGCAATAACATTTATTTAGGCAGCAAATGCTGGGCGGTATATGTTGCGCTGGAAAAGATATTTGCCTCAAAGGGGCTTAACTCCCTTTCACAGGAAGCTGGCTCACAGGCAGACAAATGCGCAGCATCGATCACCGCTCACATGACAGACAAGGGCTATATCCCTGCAGTCATTAAGGAAGGCAACGACTCACAGATTATTCCTGCCATTGAAGGGCTGATCTTCCCCTATTTTACAGGATGCGAGGATGCGCTTGAGCCTGATGGGCGGTTCGGTGAATATATCCAAGCACTTCGACGCCATTTGCAAACCGTACTGGTACCAGGAGTTTGTCTATTTGAAGACGGAGGCTGGAAGCTATCCTCGACCAGTAACAACTCCTGGTTGAGCAAAATCTATCTGTCTCAGTTTATTGCCCGTGAGCTGCTGGAACTGCCTTGGCAGGAAACTGGGCAGGCGGCTGACGCAGCCCATGTTTCATGGCTCCTCCATCCTGAAGAATCCTATTGGTGCTGGAGCGACCAAATGCTCTCCGGCATTGCCCACGGCAGTAAATATTACCCACGCGGGGTTACCGCTATTTTGTGGCTGTATGAAGGCAAAGGGAATCGGCTGACCCTCCCTCAGCATATGAGCCAAGATGAGAAGCAGCATGTCTAA
- a CDS encoding phosphate ABC transporter ATP-binding protein produces the protein MEPNPLPAIEFNRVTKYFTGSGQQRAVLNGVTAKVPRGKITTLVGPSGSGKSTLLSLCNLLLASDEGEINVLGKPITEWEIPELRRKVALVFQDAPMLQGTVLYNLQTVERLHGTVLEDPVGLLERVGLTRDLLEQKAQELSGGQRQRLALARTLANRPDILLLDEITSALDPTSVKEVEELLLQMNKEEGTTMIWITHHMEQARRVGHETWLMINGSLVEQTDTQTFFNAPQHSETRRFVAGEWV, from the coding sequence ATGGAACCCAATCCACTTCCAGCTATTGAGTTTAATCGTGTCACTAAATATTTCACCGGGTCGGGACAACAACGTGCTGTCCTGAACGGAGTTACGGCAAAGGTCCCGCGCGGAAAAATCACGACACTGGTCGGTCCATCAGGATCTGGTAAAAGCACACTGCTTTCACTATGCAATCTTTTGCTAGCATCGGATGAAGGAGAAATCAACGTTCTCGGCAAGCCTATAACCGAGTGGGAAATCCCTGAACTGAGACGGAAAGTAGCATTGGTTTTTCAAGATGCCCCCATGCTTCAAGGGACGGTCCTCTACAATCTCCAAACTGTAGAGCGGCTGCATGGCACGGTACTGGAAGATCCGGTTGGCCTGTTAGAGCGCGTAGGACTTACCCGTGACCTGCTGGAGCAAAAGGCGCAGGAGCTGTCCGGCGGACAAAGACAGCGCTTGGCCCTGGCGCGGACGCTCGCGAACCGTCCGGATATTTTACTACTGGATGAGATTACTTCTGCACTGGACCCCACCTCAGTCAAAGAGGTCGAGGAACTGCTGCTTCAAATGAACAAAGAAGAGGGAACAACAATGATCTGGATTACGCATCATATGGAACAAGCCCGCAGGGTAGGCCACGAAACATGGCTGATGATCAACGGAAGTTTGGTAGAACAAACGGATACGCAAACGTTTTTTAACGCTCCACAGCATAGTGAAACTCGCAGGTTTGTAGCAGGAGAATGGGTATGA
- a CDS encoding AraC family transcriptional regulator — translation MYEWNEMVQLMIDWIDNNLTSAPSLLRMSDQLGYSPYYCTKQFHSLTGMTLRDYVWMRRISRAALELRDSNVRILDVAIKYGFSSQEAFTRAFVKAFEVTPAVYQKEPRPIPLAIRVEVFSPYHYHLKERDKMVKEHLQEAEVKIEHIPAHKFIGLWDISSRNYGDFWRNGHNCDEICGTLESMSHLKLPGQLGQTAGWFYQNGQKGYLYGIPVAADYAGEIPAGMKCRDIPESDYLVFFHPPFNYLKNNGDVMRTVEEKAWNFDPSSLGYEWDEETKQDYQRHFPEGYGYAVLRPVKKV, via the coding sequence GTGTACGAATGGAACGAAATGGTCCAGCTTATGATTGATTGGATTGATAATAATCTGACCTCAGCGCCATCGTTGTTGAGAATGTCCGACCAGCTAGGCTATTCCCCTTATTACTGTACAAAGCAATTTCATTCTCTGACAGGAATGACATTAAGGGATTATGTGTGGATGCGCAGGATTAGCCGGGCAGCTCTTGAACTCCGGGATAGCAATGTCCGCATCCTCGATGTGGCCATAAAGTATGGGTTTTCTTCACAGGAAGCTTTTACACGAGCATTTGTAAAAGCATTTGAGGTAACACCGGCTGTATACCAGAAGGAGCCCAGACCTATTCCATTAGCCATTCGCGTTGAGGTGTTCTCTCCTTATCATTACCATTTGAAGGAGCGGGATAAGATGGTTAAAGAGCATTTGCAAGAAGCCGAAGTCAAAATTGAGCATATACCAGCACACAAATTTATTGGTCTCTGGGATATTTCTTCTCGAAATTACGGCGATTTCTGGAGAAATGGTCATAATTGTGATGAAATTTGCGGAACCCTGGAAAGCATGTCTCACCTCAAGCTTCCCGGACAATTGGGCCAAACGGCAGGCTGGTTCTATCAGAATGGTCAGAAGGGCTATCTCTACGGAATACCGGTTGCCGCTGACTACGCCGGAGAGATTCCCGCAGGAATGAAGTGCCGGGACATCCCCGAATCAGATTACCTGGTTTTTTTCCACCCACCCTTCAATTATTTAAAAAACAACGGAGACGTTATGAGAACGGTGGAGGAGAAAGCTTGGAACTTTGATCCTAGCAGCCTGGGGTATGAATGGGATGAGGAAACGAAGCAGGATTATCAACGCCATTTCCCTGAGGGATACGGCTACGCGGTGTTGCGCCCTGTGAAAAAAGTGTAG
- a CDS encoding alpha-glucuronidase family glycosyl hydrolase produces the protein MSKRMDMPKGSGYDAWLHYHRARLIEKMPAWCRVIVVHDTDDEVLQTAASELQQGLASMFGQQPKMSTVPVHVPFVALGTFQDHPCIAERFSAEEQAEVSAEGYRIRGVEAKQLADSTGQDHDDIKGQCVTVAGQNSKGVLYGVFHLLRYLQGGLDGKLKPTAKESLHAPSLDLLSNPANPIRMINHWDNMDGSVERGYAGPSIFYNNNAFTTNMERLRDYARLLASVGIQALSINNVNVHQVETELITDRFLPDVAKVAAIFRAYGIQIYLSINYASPIQLGGLTTADPLDPGVAEWWQTKAREIYAAVPDLGGFVVKADSENRPGPFSYGRHHADGANMLADALRPYGGRVIWRCFVYDCKQDWRDRKTDRARAAFDHFKPLDGLFRDNVILQIKNGPMDFQVREPVSPLFGALEATQVLLEFQIAQEYTGQQKHLCYLVPQWKEVLDFDTYAQGKGSTIKRIVSGALHSNSESGSHHRKATVHAGSGSFQEEPTNHVPKGTNFGIAAVSNIGADTNWTGHLLAQSNLYGYGRLSWDPDLSADEIADEWVRLTFSNQGKDCGDPELIPTIKQMLLDSWNIYESYTAPLGVGWMVSPNHHYGPDVDGYEYSMWGTYHFADCWGIGVDRTTATGTGYAGQYFPPVAEIYESTDTCPDELLLFFHHVPYTHVLHSGQTVIQHIYDTHFEGAERAAHLQATWISLREHLNELIYEQVLTRLEHQTEHAKEWRDRINTYFYRKSGIPDEKNRPIY, from the coding sequence ATGAGCAAGCGTATGGATATGCCCAAAGGGAGCGGCTATGACGCTTGGCTACACTACCACCGCGCTCGTCTTATAGAAAAAATGCCTGCTTGGTGCAGGGTCATCGTGGTTCATGACACAGATGATGAAGTGCTTCAGACAGCTGCGAGTGAGCTTCAGCAAGGATTGGCCTCTATGTTTGGACAGCAGCCAAAGATGAGTACCGTTCCTGTCCATGTACCATTCGTTGCGCTGGGTACGTTCCAAGACCATCCATGTATCGCAGAACGGTTTAGTGCAGAGGAACAGGCAGAAGTGAGCGCAGAAGGCTATCGAATCCGCGGGGTAGAGGCTAAGCAACTGGCTGATTCAACTGGTCAAGATCACGATGATATCAAAGGACAGTGCGTTACAGTCGCGGGTCAGAACTCCAAAGGGGTATTATATGGGGTCTTTCATTTGCTGCGCTACCTGCAAGGAGGACTAGACGGCAAGCTGAAGCCCACTGCCAAAGAATCATTGCATGCTCCCAGTTTAGACCTATTGTCCAATCCAGCTAATCCGATACGCATGATCAATCACTGGGATAACATGGATGGTAGTGTTGAACGTGGATATGCCGGCCCATCTATTTTCTACAACAACAATGCCTTTACTACAAATATGGAGCGCCTTCGAGACTATGCCCGTCTACTTGCTTCTGTAGGCATTCAGGCGTTATCCATTAACAATGTGAATGTCCATCAGGTAGAAACCGAGCTGATAACAGATCGTTTTTTACCGGATGTAGCCAAAGTAGCTGCCATCTTTCGCGCCTATGGTATCCAAATCTACTTGAGCATTAACTATGCCAGCCCGATTCAGCTCGGTGGATTAACTACAGCCGATCCTCTAGACCCTGGTGTAGCTGAATGGTGGCAGACCAAGGCCCGGGAGATTTACGCAGCCGTTCCCGATCTGGGTGGTTTTGTGGTCAAGGCCGACTCTGAAAATCGGCCCGGACCCTTCAGCTATGGACGCCATCACGCCGATGGAGCCAATATGCTGGCGGATGCACTACGGCCCTATGGCGGACGTGTGATTTGGCGCTGCTTTGTCTACGACTGCAAACAGGACTGGCGTGACCGCAAGACGGATCGGGCTCGCGCGGCCTTTGACCATTTTAAACCGCTGGATGGACTGTTCCGGGATAATGTCATTTTACAGATTAAAAATGGCCCTATGGATTTTCAGGTGCGAGAGCCTGTCTCCCCTCTGTTCGGCGCGCTGGAAGCCACTCAGGTACTGCTGGAATTCCAAATTGCACAGGAGTATACCGGACAACAAAAGCATCTATGTTACCTGGTTCCGCAATGGAAGGAAGTGCTTGATTTTGACACCTATGCACAGGGGAAAGGCTCCACCATCAAACGTATCGTGAGTGGCGCTTTGCATAGCAACAGCGAATCTGGTTCTCATCACAGGAAGGCTACTGTCCATGCAGGCAGCGGCAGTTTCCAGGAGGAGCCAACGAATCATGTTCCCAAGGGCACGAACTTTGGAATAGCCGCTGTTTCCAATATTGGTGCAGACACCAATTGGACCGGACATTTGCTCGCCCAGTCCAATCTCTACGGCTACGGCCGGTTGTCATGGGACCCGGATCTATCCGCAGATGAAATCGCGGATGAATGGGTTCGGCTGACATTTAGCAATCAAGGCAAGGACTGCGGCGATCCTGAGTTGATTCCTACTATTAAGCAAATGCTGCTCGATTCTTGGAATATCTATGAGTCCTATACCGCCCCTCTGGGGGTCGGCTGGATGGTCAGTCCCAATCACCACTATGGGCCGGATGTTGATGGATATGAATATTCGATGTGGGGCACCTACCATTTTGCCGATTGCTGGGGGATCGGGGTAGATCGGACGACTGCAACTGGAACGGGCTATGCAGGACAATATTTTCCTCCTGTTGCCGAAATCTACGAATCTACAGACACCTGTCCGGATGAGCTGCTCTTATTCTTTCACCATGTTCCTTATACGCACGTGCTCCACTCCGGCCAGACGGTCATACAGCATATTTATGATACTCATTTTGAAGGTGCCGAACGTGCGGCCCATCTCCAAGCAACATGGATTAGTCTGCGGGAGCATCTAAATGAATTGATCTATGAACAGGTGCTGACGCGGCTGGAGCATCAGACAGAGCACGCCAAGGAATGGCGGGATCGGATCAATACGTATTTTTATCGCAAAAGTGGTATTCCCGACGAAAAAAATCGCCCTATCTATTAA
- a CDS encoding ABC transporter permease, with protein MTIVALILSLGFVFIAIVMSKSFKLGLDRDIIIATIRASVQLLVIGYVLHLIFGMQSYGFIVLFILLMITVASQNVARKGRFIPQLMWKSFLTLLCVEIVTQAFLIGLHIIPATARYMIPISGMIIGSSMILSSLLVSRLKSEVLLRKPEIMLILALGGTPRQAIFPILKNCIHSSMIPTIEGQKTLGLVQLPGMMTGQIIAGANPIVAVRLQLLIVFTTMTSAILTSVLLSLFIYPTLFTRQQQLRTESWEV; from the coding sequence ATGACGATTGTTGCCTTGATTCTCTCTCTTGGTTTTGTATTTATCGCCATCGTCATGTCCAAGTCCTTCAAACTCGGTCTGGACCGAGATATTATTATTGCCACGATCAGAGCATCCGTTCAGCTACTGGTGATTGGATATGTACTGCATTTGATTTTTGGGATGCAAAGCTACGGATTTATCGTGTTATTCATTCTGCTCATGATCACTGTAGCTTCTCAAAATGTTGCGCGCAAAGGACGTTTTATTCCCCAGCTCATGTGGAAGTCATTCCTGACGTTGCTGTGTGTGGAAATCGTTACACAGGCATTTCTAATTGGCCTGCATATCATTCCGGCGACAGCCCGGTACATGATTCCGATTAGCGGCATGATCATTGGCAGCTCCATGATTTTGTCCAGTCTGCTGGTATCGCGGCTCAAGTCGGAAGTCCTCCTGCGCAAGCCTGAAATCATGCTTATTCTCGCGTTGGGAGGAACACCGAGACAAGCCATCTTCCCTATACTGAAGAATTGTATACATTCCAGTATGATTCCAACCATTGAGGGGCAGAAGACACTTGGGCTTGTCCAGCTTCCCGGCATGATGACCGGACAAATCATTGCAGGCGCCAATCCAATTGTCGCCGTGCGTTTGCAATTGCTCATCGTATTCACTACCATGACCTCTGCCATTTTGACCAGCGTGCTGCTCAGCCTGTTCATTTACCCGACATTATTTACCCGCCAGCAACAACTGCGTACAGAGTCCTGGGAAGTCTGA
- a CDS encoding TetR/AcrR family transcriptional regulator, with protein sequence MSPRNGVKLQDILEAAEDVANERGMGEVTLTTLAQKLHIRPPSLYNHVDGLNGLRQALALHSLEKLEEALMSAAVGRAGEEALIAMGRAYMQYARERPGLYEAMLYATDRNDTELRHAADRVAELVITVLSSGYGFNEADCIHAARGFRSLLHGFASLEQKGGFGLPVDVDQSIEVMMDTFCAGLRVLQQKREGEHSDKN encoded by the coding sequence ATGTCACCTAGAAATGGAGTAAAGCTACAAGATATCCTGGAGGCTGCCGAGGATGTTGCCAATGAACGAGGGATGGGAGAGGTCACGCTCACTACATTGGCGCAAAAGCTACATATTCGCCCCCCATCCTTGTACAACCATGTGGACGGATTGAACGGATTGCGTCAAGCGCTGGCATTACATAGCCTCGAAAAGCTAGAGGAAGCATTGATGAGCGCAGCCGTAGGCCGAGCAGGCGAAGAGGCGCTGATTGCTATGGGGAGAGCGTATATGCAGTATGCGCGCGAGCGGCCTGGTTTGTATGAAGCGATGCTGTATGCAACCGACCGAAATGATACCGAGCTGAGACACGCAGCGGATCGAGTAGCGGAACTTGTCATTACCGTGCTATCCAGTGGCTACGGCTTCAACGAAGCAGATTGCATTCATGCAGCGAGGGGATTCCGCAGTCTTCTTCATGGTTTTGCCTCACTTGAACAAAAGGGTGGCTTTGGTTTACCTGTGGATGTGGATCAGAGTATTGAAGTGATGATGGACACCTTTTGCGCAGGTCTTCGCGTGTTACAGCAAAAGCGAGAGGGAGAGCATTCAGATAAAAACTGA
- a CDS encoding KGG domain-containing protein, whose translation MANNNQNGKMSREEAGRLGGEATAKNHDKEFYQEIGEKGGEATSKSHGKDFYQEIGEKGGEATSKNHGKEFYQEIGRKGGEARGNSDQSDSDGKMSREEAGRKGGEARARQRKNN comes from the coding sequence ATGGCTAACAACAACCAAAATGGCAAAATGAGTCGCGAAGAGGCAGGACGTTTAGGTGGAGAAGCTACTGCTAAAAATCACGACAAAGAATTTTACCAAGAGATCGGCGAAAAAGGTGGCGAGGCCACTTCCAAAAGTCATGGCAAGGACTTCTATCAGGAGATTGGTGAAAAAGGCGGCGAAGCCACTTCCAAAAACCATGGCAAGGAGTTCTATCAGGAAATCGGTCGCAAGGGCGGTGAAGCCCGTGGCAATTCAGACCAAAGTGATAGCGACGGGAAAATGAGCAGAGAAGAAGCAGGCCGCAAAGGCGGCGAGGCCCGCGCCCGTCAGCGTAAAAATAACTAA
- a CDS encoding SDR family oxidoreductase: MNVLVIGANGKVGRHLVRLLGQHESHRVKALIRKPDQAEALERLGAETVVADLEGTVGEIAAAIQGSDAVVFTAGSGGNTGADKTLLIDLDGAVKAMEAAEQAGIRRFIMVSALYAENREQWPESIKPYYVAKHYADRLLEASNLDYTILRPGGLTDDAGTGKVATGEDLTSHTISREDVAATVVAALEEKQTYHRAIDLVSGSTPIAEAIR; encoded by the coding sequence GTGAACGTACTGGTGATTGGTGCCAATGGAAAAGTAGGCAGACATCTCGTTCGCCTACTAGGGCAACATGAGTCGCATCGCGTAAAGGCACTGATCCGCAAACCGGATCAGGCCGAAGCGCTTGAACGTTTGGGAGCAGAAACGGTAGTAGCTGACCTTGAAGGGACGGTAGGTGAAATTGCCGCAGCTATACAAGGCAGCGACGCTGTCGTGTTTACGGCAGGCTCCGGTGGCAACACAGGAGCGGATAAAACGCTGCTCATCGACCTTGATGGAGCAGTCAAGGCGATGGAAGCCGCTGAGCAAGCGGGTATCCGGCGCTTCATTATGGTCAGCGCTCTATATGCGGAGAACCGGGAGCAATGGCCTGAATCGATTAAGCCATATTACGTGGCAAAGCATTATGCAGATCGCTTGCTGGAAGCGAGCAATCTGGATTACACGATTCTTCGTCCGGGCGGGTTGACAGATGATGCGGGTACTGGCAAGGTTGCTACCGGTGAAGATCTCACCAGCCATACTATCTCACGTGAAGATGTAGCGGCAACGGTGGTAGCAGCACTAGAGGAAAAGCAGACGTATCATCGAGCGATTGATTTGGTGTCCGGCAGTACGCCTATTGCTGAGGCCATCCGGTAG
- a CDS encoding copper amine oxidase N-terminal domain-containing protein, translated as MAAVFCCQACGTAYLQDYREKQEITIFSEHGEIVRLTVGSKVAYVNDKEKIMPSAPVMPESPNRVMVPLRWVSEIMGATVNSALINETIHVNIIKPHLSNIDLF; from the coding sequence TTGGCCGCAGTATTTTGCTGCCAAGCATGCGGTACCGCATATCTCCAAGACTATAGAGAGAAGCAGGAGATTACAATCTTTTCTGAGCATGGTGAAATCGTACGTCTGACTGTCGGGAGTAAAGTAGCTTATGTAAATGATAAAGAAAAAATAATGCCTAGTGCGCCTGTTATGCCAGAATCACCCAATCGCGTGATGGTGCCTCTAAGATGGGTTTCAGAGATTATGGGGGCGACTGTAAATAGTGCCCTAATAAATGAGACTATACATGTAAACATTATCAAGCCACATCTAAGTAACATTGACTTATTCTGA
- a CDS encoding helix-turn-helix domain-containing protein, which translates to MSSPRLPKSPHDPDLTVAGEEFFFPDVRTTVNLFAIHTRSVGRDWSYPPHEHPQYEINIVLAGEQIMVVDGRSYIQRQGDLMLLRPGIVHSSCSNGEGFTYFCMHFDIDDKLFLSLLSRLEQVLFPADGTVARQMEPALGKLLDLSALDDMGINGDSVAKRMRIQSAVFELFATLWEAVSSEAAHLPGRGYVQAELAHQIASRLQGRVNLSYRQAGSLEKQDGIEGISSELGISVSHCNRVFRSVFGVSPRVYLSELVLHEAKLLLADPQWSVQQIADLLGYGDIAHFSRQFKRWSGQSPTSYRKSVAPESSSE; encoded by the coding sequence ATGTCGTCACCACGTTTACCGAAGAGTCCCCATGATCCAGACCTTACGGTCGCCGGAGAGGAATTCTTTTTTCCCGATGTGCGAACTACGGTCAATCTATTTGCCATTCATACACGAAGTGTCGGAAGAGACTGGAGTTATCCACCACATGAACATCCGCAATATGAAATTAACATCGTGCTTGCGGGAGAACAGATCATGGTTGTGGATGGTCGCAGCTATATTCAGCGACAGGGTGATCTGATGCTTTTGCGCCCGGGAATTGTGCACTCCAGCTGTAGTAACGGGGAGGGATTTACGTATTTTTGCATGCATTTCGACATTGATGATAAATTGTTTCTTTCGCTACTGAGCCGTTTGGAGCAAGTGCTTTTTCCTGCGGATGGTACGGTGGCAAGGCAGATGGAGCCAGCGCTGGGCAAGCTGCTTGATCTTTCTGCCCTGGATGACATGGGGATAAATGGTGACTCGGTGGCAAAACGTATGCGGATTCAATCTGCTGTATTTGAACTGTTCGCAACGTTGTGGGAGGCTGTATCCAGTGAAGCTGCTCATCTGCCGGGACGTGGATATGTGCAGGCAGAGCTTGCTCATCAGATTGCTAGTCGTCTTCAGGGCAGAGTCAATCTGTCTTATAGACAGGCCGGCTCGTTGGAAAAACAGGATGGGATCGAGGGGATTTCATCCGAGCTGGGTATTAGCGTGTCCCATTGTAATCGCGTATTCCGTAGTGTTTTTGGCGTATCTCCGCGTGTGTATCTATCCGAGCTTGTCTTGCATGAGGCCAAGCTGCTGCTGGCTGATCCGCAATGGTCGGTGCAGCAAATAGCCGATCTGCTAGGCTATGGGGATATTGCACATTTTAGTAGGCAATTTAAGCGCTGGTCTGGCCAGTCGCCGACATCCTACCGTAAGAGCGTAGCCCCTGAAAGCTCATCTGAATAA